Below is a window of Verrucomicrobiia bacterium DNA.
CGTCTAAGATGTTATAAGTGTTACAATAAGCCCATGCTTGTTATCGCCCTGTATCGCTGGTGGTATGGTTCTGGCTGGCTCTGGGCCGCTGCTCGATTGCGCCACCGCCTGAGCGGTGTTGGTCGGGAATATTCGGTGAATATTTTGCTGAAAACAATGTTTAGCCCGTGGAAGCAGATTATAAGCTCGTCTGGCGCTCAATCTACCATTGGGCTGAAATTTAATATGATGATAGACAACTTGGTTTCGCGCATGGTGGGCTTTACTGTTCGGAGTTTGACGCTCATGGCCGCTGGCTTTATTTGGCTGACCACGCTGACAATCGGTCTGGTCATACTTATTGCGTGGCCCATTATTCCGCTCTTATTTGGCATTATTCCGTTGTACGCGTTTGGGGTGATTGCATGAATCCAAATGGTCTTGGATTTTCATCTAGCAGTCTGCGCGCCAAAAAAGCTCGCCTGAGCGGATGGTTTGACAACAAAGTGGGCCGGCTGGTTATCGGTGGCAGCTCATTTACCGCGGCACTTTTCGGGGTATTGCTAACCGTCACGGGTAGTCGTTTGGGGTTACTGTGGGCCTTGCCAGGGGTGGTGGGCTGCATGTTGCTGGCGTGGTACGCCGGGGATTTGAGCAAGATGGATCACCCCAAACAGCAGGTGAGTTCTGTGGACGAAATACTGGAAAGACATGTTTTGGCACGTTTGCGATCTAAGAATCCAAGCCCTTACGATATCTGGCGAGCAATTCAAGAGTTGTGGGGCTCGACCTTTATCGTGGCGCGCTACGGTATGGGGCACAAGATTTTTGACGAAGGGCTCAGCCACCACGACACAGAGACGCCATCTATCTGGCAGCGTGCCTACGCACTTGCCCAGGCCTACAAACAGCCTACAGTTGGCCCTGCCGAGCTGACGGTGGCCCTGTTCGAGAGCTTGCCTCACTACCGTGATTACCTACCAGCCTTGCACCTGACCGGCGAAGAAGTGCTAGAAGGTCTGGAATGGCAGCAGCACGTCGAAGCTCTCTTAAACAAGCAAACGCACCAAAACGAATTTGGCGGTGGCGTGGCCCGTGACTGGGCGGCTGGTTACACGCCCATGTTGAATCAGCTGGGCGTAAATGTCAGCGCCTCTATCCAAAGTGGCGGTGGCATGGCACACCGCGATACACCCAGTCGCAACGCGGTGGTGAGCAGTATTATCAACACGCTTGGGCAAGGGCAGCGCCAAAACATTGCACTGGTTGGCGAGACGGGTGTCGGCAAAACAACTGCAGTGTATGGCTGTGCCGAGGCGCTACTGGGCCGGGGTGCACCACCTTCGCTGCGCTATCATCAGATTTTCACCCTCGAAGCTTCTACTATATTGTCTCGGACTGCAGAGCGGGGAGCCCTCGAGCAGTTGATGATTCGTCTGGCCAACGAGGCCAACAAAGCCAAGAACATTATTATCTTTCTGGACGATGCCCAGCTGTTTTTGCATGACGGGCCTGGCAGTGTAGATATCAGCACCACCCTCCTGCCTATTCTGCAGAACAGTGTTGTGCGCTTTATTTTTGCCACCACACCCAGGGAATGGCAGGACCTAAAAGCACGCAACCCAGCCCTTGCGAGCATGCTGAACTATCAGTACATGGGCGAACCGTCAGAGGCTGACTGTTTGCAGATCTTGCAGGACAGTTCGATATTTATAGAGCACAAGTCACAGGCTGTGTTTTCTTATCAGAGCTTGCGCGAGGCACATCGATTGTCAGAGCGCTATGTCCAGGATATTGCTTTGCCCGGTAAGGCGATTCGGCTTATGGAAACAGCTGCCACCCAAAGCCAGGGTGGGCTCATTACCGAGGAATCTGTACAGGGTGCCGTAGAGGGTCAGTATGGCGTGAAGGTTATGAAGGCAGATGCCTCCGAAAAGCAAACCCTGCTGAACCTAGAGGACGAGCTGCACAAGCGTATGATCAACCAAAAACGGGCAGTCGCCGTTGTCGCCAATGCCTTGCGCCGTGCCCGTAGTGGTATCGGCAATCCAAAGCGGCCCATCGGCACGTTTTTGTTCTTGGGCCCTACGGGTGTGGGCAAGACCGAGCTAGCCAAGGCTATAGCCGACACCTACTTCCGCGGCGCCGGCCAAATTATCCGCGTAGACATGAACGAGTATATTCGGCAAGAAGACGTACACCGCCTCTTGTCGCCCAGCAGCCAAACCAGCAGCAGCTTTATGCAGCAGATTCGGCGTCAGCCATTCAGCGTGGTGTTGTTTGACGAGATCGAAAAAGCGCACCCCGACATTATCAATATCTTCCTGCAGCTGCTAGACGAAGGCATCATCAAGGACAGCGACGACCGCCAGGCCAGTTTCAGGGACGCCATTATTATTGCTACTTCTAACGCAGGAGCTGACGAAATCCGGCAGCGTATTGCCGCCGGCCAGACACTAGAAACCTTCGAGAAAGAATTTACCGACAAGCTCATTACGGCTGGCTCATTCAAGCCTGAGTTTTTAAACCGCTTTGACGAGATTGTCCTGTTCCGGCCACTGACCAAAGAAGAGCTCATGCAAGTAGCCGACCTCATGCTGACCGATATCAACAAGACCCTGGCACCGCAGCACATTGCTGTGCTGCTGAGTCCCGAGGCCAAAGCCTGGGTGGTAGAGCGCGGTTATGATCCACGCTTGGGTGCCCGTCCGCTACGGCGTGTCATTCAGCGCACTGTCGAAAACGTGGTGGCCAGAAAGCTTCTAGACGGTACGGCCGCAGCCGGCACCACTGTTCAACTAAGCCTGGCTGACCTGCAGGCAATCGAGGAAGTTAGGCAGTAGTACCTCTATGATAGGCATCATTATTGGGGTTATTGGTATCGCATGGATATTGTTGTTATCCGAATGGCTATGGCGCAAAAAAGTAGTATCTGCCGAATTCTCGCGCAAGTTCGTCCATATTCTGACCGGTACGTTCATCGCCTTTTGGCCATTCATGATGGACTTTTGGGTTATCCAGCTGTTGAGCTTTGGGCTGCTGCTGGTGGTCTTTTTGTCTATGAAGCTCCATATATTCAAGTCTATCCATGGAGTGCCCCGCCAAACATACGGCGAAGTGCTGTTTCCGGTGGGTGTGGCAATCGCTGCTACCTTTGCCCAATCCGAGTGGGTGTACACGGCGGCTATTTTGCATCTCAGCTTGGCCGACGGTTTTGCCGCGCTCATAGGTTCTCGGCATATCAAAAAACACGGCTATAAAATCTTGGGTCAGTACAAAACTATTGTGGGTACCTTTGTGTTCTATATTATTTCGCTCAGTATTATTATTTGTGTGGTCGTCTTTGACTCGGTCCACTATCAGGCGGTGGGCGCCTCGCTGAT
It encodes the following:
- a CDS encoding ATP-dependent Clp protease ATP-binding subunit, yielding MNPNGLGFSSSSLRAKKARLSGWFDNKVGRLVIGGSSFTAALFGVLLTVTGSRLGLLWALPGVVGCMLLAWYAGDLSKMDHPKQQVSSVDEILERHVLARLRSKNPSPYDIWRAIQELWGSTFIVARYGMGHKIFDEGLSHHDTETPSIWQRAYALAQAYKQPTVGPAELTVALFESLPHYRDYLPALHLTGEEVLEGLEWQQHVEALLNKQTHQNEFGGGVARDWAAGYTPMLNQLGVNVSASIQSGGGMAHRDTPSRNAVVSSIINTLGQGQRQNIALVGETGVGKTTAVYGCAEALLGRGAPPSLRYHQIFTLEASTILSRTAERGALEQLMIRLANEANKAKNIIIFLDDAQLFLHDGPGSVDISTTLLPILQNSVVRFIFATTPREWQDLKARNPALASMLNYQYMGEPSEADCLQILQDSSIFIEHKSQAVFSYQSLREAHRLSERYVQDIALPGKAIRLMETAATQSQGGLITEESVQGAVEGQYGVKVMKADASEKQTLLNLEDELHKRMINQKRAVAVVANALRRARSGIGNPKRPIGTFLFLGPTGVGKTELAKAIADTYFRGAGQIIRVDMNEYIRQEDVHRLLSPSSQTSSSFMQQIRRQPFSVVLFDEIEKAHPDIINIFLQLLDEGIIKDSDDRQASFRDAIIIATSNAGADEIRQRIAAGQTLETFEKEFTDKLITAGSFKPEFLNRFDEIVLFRPLTKEELMQVADLMLTDINKTLAPQHIAVLLSPEAKAWVVERGYDPRLGARPLRRVIQRTVENVVARKLLDGTAAAGTTVQLSLADLQAIEEVRQ